A genomic window from Oceanobacillus timonensis includes:
- a CDS encoding aldehyde dehydrogenase family protein: protein MNNVLIKNTYGLFIGGKWTEKKEKLPVLNKYSQEVIADISVADENDVNNSVAAAKKALNTPFSPYDRFTVLKKASEMLLEQKETIADVLVQEVGKPIAESIGEVERAALTLEVSAEEAKRIQGDGVPIESAPGSENRKAVTMKTPVGVVAAITPFNVPLNLVCHKIGPGLAAGNSVILKPAEETSLSAILLVEIFAAAGLPSGRLNVLTGEGAEIGGYLMANQEINMYTFTGSPRVGQIIRENTGIRKVALELGNNSATIIHRDADIEGSAVAAAQKSFNNAGQVCISVQRVFVHEDIYEVFLENMIEATNALKVGDPADASTNIGPMIAEKEAIRVEDWVNEAVRQGAKLQAGGKREGVFYQPTILTNVDRDMKVCRNEVFGPVVAVDTYQEEDEVIAKVNDSEYGLQAGLFTNDLRFAMKAAEKIEVGGLIINDTSGYRVDHMPYGGVKKSGTGKEGPKYAMEEMTEEKLIVFQS from the coding sequence ATGAATAATGTTTTAATAAAGAATACGTATGGCCTTTTTATTGGTGGGAAATGGACGGAAAAGAAGGAAAAACTGCCGGTATTAAATAAATATTCACAAGAAGTTATTGCGGACATTTCTGTCGCAGATGAGAATGACGTGAATAACAGTGTAGCAGCGGCTAAGAAGGCTTTAAATACACCGTTTTCACCATATGATCGTTTTACAGTTTTAAAGAAAGCTTCCGAAATGTTGCTGGAACAAAAAGAAACGATTGCTGATGTTCTTGTTCAAGAAGTAGGGAAACCTATTGCAGAGTCCATTGGAGAAGTAGAAAGGGCCGCTTTGACATTAGAGGTTTCGGCTGAAGAAGCCAAACGAATTCAGGGAGATGGTGTACCAATTGAGTCCGCGCCAGGATCGGAAAACAGAAAAGCAGTGACAATGAAAACACCTGTGGGAGTGGTAGCTGCTATTACACCATTTAATGTTCCTTTAAATTTGGTTTGTCATAAAATTGGTCCTGGCCTTGCCGCAGGAAATAGTGTGATATTGAAGCCGGCTGAAGAAACATCTCTATCCGCAATATTACTGGTAGAAATCTTTGCAGCGGCAGGTCTTCCTTCTGGGCGTTTAAATGTATTAACCGGAGAAGGAGCCGAAATTGGCGGCTATCTGATGGCAAACCAGGAAATAAACATGTACACTTTTACAGGTAGTCCGAGAGTGGGTCAAATTATCCGTGAGAATACAGGAATTCGAAAAGTAGCTTTAGAGCTTGGAAATAATTCTGCGACCATTATTCATCGAGATGCGGATATTGAAGGAAGCGCCGTGGCCGCAGCACAAAAAAGCTTTAATAATGCCGGGCAGGTCTGTATTTCTGTGCAGCGTGTCTTTGTCCATGAAGACATTTACGAAGTATTTTTGGAGAACATGATTGAAGCAACCAACGCGCTTAAAGTTGGTGATCCGGCAGATGCTTCGACCAATATCGGACCGATGATTGCTGAAAAAGAAGCGATTCGTGTGGAAGATTGGGTGAATGAAGCGGTACGCCAAGGTGCGAAATTACAAGCAGGCGGCAAACGAGAAGGTGTTTTCTATCAGCCAACCATCTTGACGAATGTCGACCGGGATATGAAAGTATGCAGAAATGAAGTCTTTGGACCGGTAGTTGCTGTAGATACGTATCAAGAAGAAGATGAAGTGATTGCCAAAGTTAATGATTCAGAGTATGGGCTGCAGGCGGGCCTTTTTACCAACGATTTGCGGTTTGCGATGAAAGCAGCGGAGAAGATTGAAGTGGGCGGATTGATTATTAATGATACTTCCGGTTATCGAGTGGATCATATGCCTTACGGTGGTGTGAAGAAGAGCGGAACTGGCAAAGAAGGTCCGAAGTACGCGATGGAAGAAATGACCGAAGAAAAATTAATTGTCTTTCAGTCATAA
- a CDS encoding AEC family transporter, protein MFILSIMLPIFFVFAVGYIGQSVLKLNTAMISKLTIYILVPFLVFRTFYSQTIDCSFVYFIMFILGLCFLSICIITLFTKILRYSESERCGLILSSAFMNNGNYGTPLVLFLFGEEGMKVAIVLMVLQQLLMSTVGVYYAAKGSPFNVGSIDAAGQVLRMPMIYGAVLGISFNWLHIPLGSLRHGIDFIADAAIPVIMIALGMQLANMAIKKVNWTALSFSIIMRLALSPLLAFLLVWQLPLDDLTKQIMIIIAATPTAANTTMYAIQFRVQENNVSAATFLSTMLSLITVPVVIFLTV, encoded by the coding sequence GTGTTTATTCTGTCCATTATGCTGCCCATTTTCTTTGTATTTGCAGTCGGCTATATTGGCCAATCTGTTTTAAAATTAAACACAGCAATGATATCCAAGCTGACGATTTACATCCTTGTTCCTTTTTTGGTTTTCCGAACATTTTATTCTCAGACAATAGATTGTTCTTTTGTGTATTTTATTATGTTTATACTGGGTCTTTGTTTTTTGAGTATCTGTATCATAACGTTATTTACAAAAATATTGAGGTATTCAGAATCAGAGCGTTGCGGATTAATATTATCCAGTGCTTTTATGAATAATGGTAATTATGGTACGCCACTGGTTCTTTTTTTATTTGGTGAAGAGGGGATGAAAGTAGCCATTGTATTAATGGTTTTACAACAATTGCTAATGAGTACGGTCGGGGTCTATTATGCTGCCAAAGGAAGTCCATTTAATGTAGGAAGTATAGACGCTGCAGGACAAGTGCTGCGGATGCCAATGATTTATGGAGCGGTACTTGGCATTTCCTTCAACTGGTTACATATTCCCTTGGGAAGTTTGAGGCATGGAATCGATTTTATAGCAGATGCTGCTATTCCGGTGATTATGATTGCTTTGGGGATGCAATTAGCGAATATGGCTATTAAAAAAGTGAATTGGACAGCTCTCTCTTTCAGCATTATTATGCGATTAGCACTGTCTCCTTTATTAGCATTTCTTCTTGTATGGCAATTGCCGCTGGATGATTTAACGAAACAGATAATGATTATCATTGCGGCCACACCAACCGCTGCCAATACAACCATGTATGCGATTCAATTTCGGGTGCAAGAAAACAATGTCTCCGCAGCTACTTTCCTATCAACTATGCTGAGTTTGATTACTGTTCCTGTTGTTATTTTTTTAACTGTTTAG
- a CDS encoding VOC family protein produces the protein MTQGLIHHIEIYVSDLNKTTHFWGWFLNELGYTSYQNWENGQSWRLEETYLVFVQAEDRFLDIPYHRCRVGLNHLAFHAESREFVDEMTQKLQQRGTTMLYPDLYPYAGGETHYAVYFEDPDRIKVELVAP, from the coding sequence ATGACACAAGGTTTAATTCATCATATTGAAATCTATGTTTCTGATTTAAATAAAACCACCCATTTCTGGGGCTGGTTCTTAAATGAGCTCGGATATACCTCTTATCAAAATTGGGAAAATGGACAAAGCTGGAGATTAGAAGAAACTTATCTCGTATTTGTGCAAGCGGAAGATCGTTTTTTAGATATCCCTTATCATCGATGCAGAGTTGGTCTAAACCACTTAGCCTTTCATGCAGAATCTAGGGAGTTTGTAGATGAAATGACTCAAAAGTTACAGCAGAGAGGGACTACCATGCTTTACCCCGATTTATATCCATATGCCGGCGGCGAGACTCATTATGCCGTTTATTTTGAAGATCCAGATAGAATAAAAGTAGAATTGGTTGCACCTTAA